DNA from Chitinispirillum alkaliphilum:
CCCTGGGTCATTCAAATCAGGTGGCCGGACTCGATTTTAAATACAAATTCTCTCCCGGTGGACAGACCTACAGAGGCCTCACAGTTGGTGCCGAATACCTTTATGTAGATTACGAACCTAACCAAGCGCATAACATTTATAATCCTGATTCAGCTGCCTATGTTCAGGATTTCGATCCCGGAACAGATCAGGGTTTTTATCTTTTCACACACTGGAATTTCAACCGGTTCTGGGGAGCAGGCTACAGATTCGACTACACAGATGTTCTTTTCGGAAGCCAGGTAGAAAATGAGAAACTTACCGCTCACTCGGTATATGGAGAGTGGAGAGCAACAGAGTTTTCCAGAATCAGATTACAGTACCAGCACCTTATCGATCCAAGAGAGGATGCGCCTGAGAATCTGCTCATGCTTCAGGGAACATTTTTCATCGGCTGGCATCCGCCACACAGATTCTAAGGCTCAATGCTCAGCTCAAAAACGAAGTAAAATATTATCATATACAAAGGAGAAAAACCATGAGAAAACAAACCATAAAAACAGCAGTATTACTGCTTTGTCTTGTTGTATCAGCTGCGTTTGCAACAGTACGGGTGACTACCACCACAACAGATCTGGCTTCACTTGTGGAGATGATTGGGGGAGACCTTGTTGATGTAACCTCCCTTTCACGCCCACTGCAGGATGCGCACTATCTCGATGCGACACCCGGAATGATCATGCGGATTTCAAGAAGCGACCTTTTTGTTGAAAACGGTTTTGAGCTTGAAGTGGGCTGGGTTCCGGAAGTCCTGCGGGAAACCCGTAACCGCAGAGTACGACCCGGCGGTGAAGGTTATGTCAATGCTTCTGAAGGGATTCAGGCAATACAGATTCCCTCCAGCGCAAGCCGCGCACAGGGTGATGTTCACCCATCAGGAAACCCTCACTACACCCTTGAACCGGTAAGAGCTCAGCAGGCTGCACGTAACATTGCAAACGGGCTCATTCGTGTGGACGGAGCCAACAGGGAGACCTACCAGAATAATCTTGAAAGCTTCATAGAGCAGAGCAACGAGGTTGTGGAAAAATGGGTTGAGAAGTTTAAGCCCTATGAGGGAACAGCTGTTCTTATCTACCACAAACATTTCGATTACCTGCTCAAAAAACTTGGTCTAAACATAGCAGATGCAATAGAGCCGCTTCCCGGTCTCGCACCTTCTGCAGGACACGTTGCCAGACTTCTCTCAACCTATGATTCAGAAAGTGTACGGGTTGTTATAATGGAACCCTGGCACGATCAGCGCGTGGGCAGACAGGTCGCGCAGGGAATCGGAGTTGACCTTGTGGTTGGCTGTCCGACAGTAGGTTCATGTGATGGTGCAGATTGTATATTAACTCTCTTTGAGACCAATGCAAGAAAAATATACGAAGCAATCACAGGGGGAAATTGAGTTTGAACCAGCTTGAGTTCAGGAATGTCTGCCTTGGTTATGGCGGCCGTGAGATTTTAAAAGATGTGAACATCACAGTGGAGAAGGGTGATTTTTTCGGACTTGTCGGACCAAACGGTTCCGGCAAGTCGACACTTATTAAATCGATGCTGGGGCTTGTTAAGCCACGAAGCGGCTCGATAAAATGGGTGCCATCAGTACCCAGAAGAGGATACGTCCCTCAGCGGGAGCAGGTTGATCCAATTTGGCCCATGCGGGTTCAGGATCTTCTAAGGGCCACCATTCATGCGCTTGGGTTTGCTTTCCGCTACAGAAGAGAGCACGCAAAGGTCACTCAGGTAATGGGGTTGATAGGAATCGATCACCTTGCCAACCAGACCCTCGATACACTTT
Protein-coding regions in this window:
- a CDS encoding Zinc ABC transporter, periplasmic-binding protein ZnuA, which produces MRKQTIKTAVLLLCLVVSAAFATVRVTTTTTDLASLVEMIGGDLVDVTSLSRPLQDAHYLDATPGMIMRISRSDLFVENGFELEVGWVPEVLRETRNRRVRPGGEGYVNASEGIQAIQIPSSASRAQGDVHPSGNPHYTLEPVRAQQAARNIANGLIRVDGANRETYQNNLESFIEQSNEVVEKWVEKFKPYEGTAVLIYHKHFDYLLKKLGLNIADAIEPLPGLAPSAGHVARLLSTYDSESVRVVIMEPWHDQRVGRQVAQGIGVDLVVGCPTVGSCDGADCILTLFETNARKIYEAITGGN
- a CDS encoding Zinc ABC transporter, ATP-binding protein ZnuC, which gives rise to MNQLEFRNVCLGYGGREILKDVNITVEKGDFFGLVGPNGSGKSTLIKSMLGLVKPRSGSIKWVPSVPRRGYVPQREQVDPIWPMRVQDLLRATIHALGFAFRYRREHAKVTQVMGLIGIDHLANQTLDTLSGGEMQRVLLARALIVDPQILLLDEPTAAMDLVASQKFLSLITHLHETHNITVVIVTHDLPSLIDRAHRLAIIQHGQLHSGTSEEILTSENLTRIYREPLKVSKVEGRTVIYPVSESEGGGMCSQH